The nucleotide window ACAAGAGCAGAAGTTCCTGTCATTTTCATTTTTGAACCAAAATTAGAGATTGACATACCAAGCACTATACCATCAAAGGGGGTGACATACTGAACACCCATATCGAGGGCTATTGCATTAGCAGACATTTTCCAGATATTTTGGTAAATAAATTTCGGGTTGAATCCGATCGAAAAATTATCAGTTAGCTGAATTGCCCAGGCAATACTGAACGCAGCATCTGAAACCGAAAATGTTTCGCCGGTTCCTTCGGGCTGTTCAACAGTAGTAACATCCATCTCACCATAATCCGACATTGTAAGACTCATTCCAACGGTACCAAAGTCGCCGAGGTTATAAGTCATTGCCATAAAATTATAGTTCAGATCGGCGAACCACTTGGTATGATCAACTACAAAGCCGAATCCCTCCACCTTAGTAATTCCGGCAGGGTTCCAGTAAAGTGCAGTTGGATCATCAGTAACCGCAACGAAGGCACTTCCCATAGCGGTTGCGCGAGCACCCTGCCCGATTGAAAGAAATGGAGCTGCAGTTGTTCCTCTTTTGGATACGCTTGTTAAAAATCCCTGGCTGAATAAAGAGGAGCTGAGTAAAAGAAATAGTATAGATGTAATTATTATTTTCATTTTCATTCTCCGTCTTATTTAATTATCGCAAATTTGCCGATCTTTTCACCAACCCCGGGGGCATCAACGTGATAGACGTACAATCCATAAGCTATATCCATGCCATCTTCCGAGACAAGATTCCATGAAATAGCGCCTTCAGTCGCACTGGTATTTTTATACAGAGTTTTCACAAGCGCTCCTGCAACGGTATAGATCCTGATCGTGCACTCTGCGGGCAGGTTAATAAAATCAATTCGTCTTTCACCGCGCCCGGTTTGATTGAGATTTCTTCGCTCCCAGCTATTCGACGTGATGTATGGATTAGGAACCACTCCAATTTTATCAAGATCATCTTTTGCTTTAGTATTATCAACCTCAGCAGATTTAGTACTGAAGACGAAATAATCTCCTGTGTTAAAGTATTTTTTAGTTTGAATACGGAATATATCTCCCGCTTCGGGGAAAACTGTAAATGGAATTCCAATAGGTTCGAACCACCCGATTTTCCACACATACTTTCTTGTTTCTAAAGTTGAACTATTTTCTAGAAGTAGAATTTCATCGCCTAAAGTTAAAGTCTCGCTTTCATCCTTATCTAACAATTCTATACCAATATCATATCCACCAGTAACATTTCTTGCAACAAAGTTAATCGGAATACCTGTAAATCTTGTGGATTCACTATAATCACCCAGAAATTCAACTTCATAATCTGAAGGCCATGGTAAATCATAATCAGGATATTCACTGTCTTCTGAAACAGGCATATTCAAGGTACTTGAGCCAGTTAGCCATCCAGTATTATCCTGATCAACGGCTACGGAATCAGCATTGTTAATAATTACCGATATACCATCAAAAGGAGTCCCTAATTTGCTCCCGCTAAAGGAGGCAGAATCTATTTCTGCAAAGATAGTATCTATAACTCCGTTTAATTCTCTGGTCAGAGTGTAAGATTTAGTTCGATAATATGGAATTGTATCAACGCCGGTAAAAATAACTTTATATACAGCCCCATCCTTGACTTCAGCTTGACTTAGCAGCACAACATCCATTGAACCAGTACCAAATCCCTCAGTTACTCTTGAGAGATCGCCGATGATTTGCGGCGGGATATAACCGCTCGCCGGTGCATTCGGAACAAGGACAGCGGTGTTAATATCTACAAACTGAACATTGCCCACAAGATCTTCGGTGATGATTTTCGTGTTTTCAGAAGGGATAAGTCCTTTTGTACCTAATAAAGGATCTCCCTGGTCATAAGCAACAAGTGCGTAGTAATATTTCTGTCCATTGACTATATCTTCATCAATATAAGAATGCTGCAGTCCAGTTTCATCTCCGCGCCAGAAATGAGCACCATTAATTCCGACAGGATCCGGTCCTTCAATCCCATCCTTAAGATCAAACTGTGCGATTGGTTTCCAGTACTTTGGCTCACCTTTAGAATCAGTGATGCTTTTGATATCCTGAAACTCTGCTTCCTGGCTTCTGTAAATCATGTAACCTTCAAAATCCTTTTTATATCCGAGCGTAGGGTTTCCCTGTTCAAATCCTAAAAACGGATCGCGGGATTCTTCTGAAATACTATTCCAAAATAGAAAAACTTTTTTATCTCCGGCAACGGCAGTTAAAGTTGGTTTATAAGGAGGCTTGGCAAAATTATAATTTGCATTATAAATCTGCTGAACAGTTTCTTTATTGAAAACCATGTCTTCGTACTCAGTTCCAAAAACAAGTGCAACTGAGAACCTTTCACTTGTATTAATTTTAAGCGGGAAAGGACCCGAGCCAAAAAGAATTTGAATATTCGAATTTTGAATTGTTGTATCGAATGTTGTATAATTCATTTTTTCCCAGATTACATCATCATTCTTAGGCCAGATTGCCGTTGGTCCTTTGTTTGTTAATCTTTCAATTGCAAGACTTGTTAAACCAATTTGATCAGATTCATCTTTATCAGTAATATCAAAATTTGGTTCGCCTAAAGTTGGGACTCCATCACCCTCTCCGACGTCCGGATTAGTGTATTGAGGATCGAACGGACCAACACCATCCTGTCCAACGTCACTATTCAGGGGCTCATTTTCCTCTGCGTCCCAAATACCATTTGCATTTATATCTAGGAACGGAATCCAATCACCATCATTATCAAATCCGTCATCTCTTTTTTCATCCACCATAGGGGCACCATTTATATCAGTATCCTCATCGTCATTAATTCCATTAAAAGAGTTTCCCGGGCTTTCGAGAAACGCATAACCAACATAACCTGGCACCCAATTATCCGGAGGAGCTTTTAAATCGTTATCAAAAGCATAAGTCAGATCTAATAAAGTATTATAGTTAGCATTATCATCTGCACCATCGTCAAGGTCGCCAACTCCTGTATCGCAATAAAATCCAAACAGTGTAGAATCATAATCAGCATCAGCAAGATTAAAAATTTCATAATGCCAAAAAACAATATCTTCGGCAAGTACATGAGACCATTGAAAGCCTCGTGTTTCAACTCTTATCCCCAGTCCTCCTCTTTCAGGAGCAGATAAAATTGGTTGATAAGAATAAGGTGGCCTGTTAAACTCTTTATCTCTCGAGTCATCGTAAACATAGAATGCTTCAACATCGGCGTTAAGAACCCCCCTTCCAAAATAACCATACCAAAATCCATCCCATTCGGAAGTAATTCGAGGTAGGGCGTCAGGCCAGGATTCAGGCCAGGTGGAAGATTTAGTACTGATAGCAGGTTCTTCAGAGGAAGAATTAACATAGCCGGGCACAGGTTCAACAACCCATAGCTCACCGGTAGAAGGATCAATATCAACCTCCTCTCTGTAAGAGGTTTGGGCAGGATGAATAACCTGATTATTACCGGGGGCAATAACTTTTGCAGTTACAATTGGAGTGCAGCCATCAAGATAGCTATGCCCGGTACCTTTGGGCCACTCACCGGAAGGTCTATCCGGCCAGGAGCCAACCTGTCCATCATTTCTAAAAATTGTTCTGATTAGATTTCCATCGAGAATACCTTTTTTACGATAAGTTTTATCGCCAAGCGGATCGTCCCGGTATAATTGCGTCTGAGGATCAACCTGTGCAAGCAGGGTGGTGGAAAATATAATCAGGATTAAAGCAAGTAAAAAATTGTTTTTCATTATTTAAGCTCCATATAATTTAAAATCCTACTCCAAACCCAATTCTTATTTGCCTTGGGGAAGAATAATCTGTAGGGACTTTCAAATATTCTTCTTTGGTATTTAATCCGAAAATTGTGCCTGTATATTCCTCGGCAGCAAGGTCAATTCCTGCACGCCCGGTTGAGCCACTTACTCCATATTCATTTTTAATATCAAGCACGTTGTAAACTATCAAATAACTATTAATGTAGAGTCCGAAAACATCAAATGTTTTTGTTGCCTTCAGATCAAGGTTGACAATTGACGGTTTTCTGCCGTTGTTTTCGAACCTGAGTCCTCTTGTATAACGCGGATCAACTGTGTAGGGGGAACCGGTTCCATAATTAAAAATTAATCCCACACTCCAATCGGATAAATCTCCTACGGTTAAAGAAATATTAAGTGTAGAGGATTGATCCCAATTTAGCGGCACCAACTTCTTTGTTTCTTCAACGGGAGGGTCAGATTGATTATTGTAGAATAGTTGATACGGATCGGATGCATTGCCTTGAGCAAGTTGATAAGTGTAATCAACTTTTGCGCTAAATAAATCGGAATGTCTTTTTTCAATTGTTAAAATTAATCCTTTAACATTTCCATAATCTCTATTAATGAATCGACCGTATGTGAAGCCTTCATAAGTTTCCAGAATTTCCAAGCCAAGTAAATTTCTAATATCGCTGTAATATGCGGTTATGTCAGCAGAGAT belongs to Ignavibacteriales bacterium and includes:
- a CDS encoding PorV/PorQ family protein, whose protein sequence is MKIIITSILFLLLSSSLFSQGFLTSVSKRGTTAAPFLSIGQGARATAMGSAFVAVTDDPTALYWNPAGITKVEGFGFVVDHTKWFADLNYNFMAMTYNLGDFGTVGMSLTMSDYGEMDVTTVEQPEGTGETFSVSDAAFSIAWAIQLTDNFSIGFNPKFIYQNIWKMSANAIALDMGVQYVTPFDGIVLGMSISNFGSKMKMTGTSALVLYDPDPGSTGNNGSIPAELQTDEWDLPLNFRVGLAYQPLKIDDNEITVSVDAMHFSDNFESVNLGAEYVFNDFVFIRGGFKSLFLDDSEESFSLGFGLKQRLLGNVAISVDYAYQDFGRLNNIQKFNVGINF